A single genomic interval of Gemmatimonadales bacterium harbors:
- the galK gene encoding galactokinase, translated as MSRHSPLRLASSLFAASFASRPTAGASAPGRVNLLGEHTDYNGGPVLPFAVPRRTVVLAGPGEGWSAVSAIDGTALSFDPALAPEGRWTDYLGGVLRVLQEIGAAPAGARLAVASTLPVGAGLSSSAALSVAAARACSQLAGRRLSREALAEVAYHAEHDVVGVQCGRMDQMIAAHAQARHAALIETGERSIVQIPFDLPVLLVETGVSHRLADSEYNRRRAECGAALEACRVAGVEVPELAAVPDGELGRLSKEMEPVLFRRLRHVVRETARTRAAAQALSAGDVARVGELLLEGHASIRDDFESSCGEADRIVESAARHGAWGARLTGAGWGGTVLVLASPERMAPLAKALADDYRREVGRVPKMWRARASSGVRGERPA; from the coding sequence GTGTCCCGACACTCTCCCCTGCGGCTCGCAAGTTCGCTCTTCGCGGCCTCCTTTGCCAGTCGGCCCACCGCGGGTGCCTCGGCCCCGGGGCGGGTCAACCTGCTGGGGGAGCACACCGACTACAACGGTGGCCCGGTGCTCCCCTTCGCGGTGCCGCGGCGGACCGTGGTCCTCGCGGGGCCGGGGGAGGGATGGTCGGCGGTGTCTGCCATCGATGGCACCGCCCTTTCGTTCGATCCGGCGCTGGCCCCGGAGGGGCGGTGGACCGACTACCTCGGCGGCGTCTTGCGCGTGCTCCAGGAAATCGGTGCCGCACCAGCTGGCGCACGCCTCGCAGTGGCCAGCACCCTGCCGGTGGGTGCGGGGTTGTCTTCGTCCGCGGCGCTGTCGGTGGCGGCGGCCCGGGCCTGCTCGCAGCTGGCCGGGCGCCGGCTCTCCCGCGAGGCGCTGGCGGAGGTGGCCTACCATGCCGAGCACGACGTGGTCGGGGTGCAGTGCGGGCGGATGGACCAGATGATCGCCGCCCATGCCCAGGCTCGCCACGCGGCCCTGATCGAGACGGGGGAGCGCAGCATCGTCCAGATTCCGTTCGACCTGCCGGTGCTGCTCGTCGAGACCGGGGTGTCGCATCGGTTGGCGGACAGCGAATACAACCGACGCCGGGCGGAATGCGGCGCGGCACTGGAGGCGTGTCGGGTGGCGGGGGTGGAGGTGCCGGAACTGGCGGCGGTGCCGGATGGGGAGCTCGGGCGACTCTCGAAGGAGATGGAGCCCGTGCTCTTCCGCCGCCTTCGGCACGTGGTGCGGGAAACGGCGCGGACGCGCGCGGCGGCGCAGGCGCTCAGCGCCGGGGACGTCGCACGGGTGGGGGAGCTCCTGCTGGAGGGGCACGCCTCGATTCGGGACGACTTCGAATCGAGCTGCGGCGAGGCGGACCGCATCGTGGAGAGCGCGGCACGGCACGGTGCCTGGGGTGCGCGGCTGACCGGGGCAGGGTGGGGAGGCACGGTGCTGGTTCTGGCGTCGCCGGAACGGATGGCCCCACTCGCCAAGGCGCTGGCGGATGACTATCGACGCGAAGTTGGGCGGGTGCCCAAGATGTGGCGGGCGCGGGCGTCAAGCGGCGTCCGGGGGGAGCGGCCCGCGTAG
- a CDS encoding TetR/AcrR family transcriptional regulator — MGSVPRPKAASKASPSARKRPYEAGATRRAQIIAATIAIIAEHGLQGWKTAEVARRVGISEPTLFRHFKSKRGILTAAVRHETATLETMVTEFEGKGDAWNRAEGLVTSVLTFLESTGGGPLVILTGQLSSASASTRNEMLKALGVFRQRLTMLFQDAVEERHADGTVHPEDLADLAIAIVQSSALRWAMSNRAYPATQRARAMLHVARLSLEAARRAQ, encoded by the coding sequence ATGGGATCCGTGCCCCGCCCAAAAGCCGCATCGAAAGCCAGCCCCAGCGCACGCAAACGGCCCTATGAGGCCGGCGCCACACGCCGGGCCCAGATCATCGCAGCGACAATCGCGATCATCGCCGAACACGGGCTCCAAGGGTGGAAGACGGCGGAAGTCGCCCGCCGGGTGGGGATATCTGAGCCGACGTTGTTTCGTCACTTCAAGAGCAAGCGGGGCATTCTGACAGCCGCGGTCCGGCATGAAACTGCCACGCTGGAGACGATGGTGACCGAGTTCGAGGGAAAGGGCGATGCCTGGAATCGTGCAGAGGGCCTGGTCACGAGTGTTCTCACCTTCCTCGAGTCAACCGGAGGCGGGCCGCTGGTCATCCTGACCGGCCAGCTCTCGAGCGCCTCTGCATCCACGCGAAACGAAATGCTGAAGGCCCTCGGCGTCTTTCGACAGCGCCTCACGATGTTGTTTCAGGACGCCGTGGAGGAACGGCACGCAGACGGCACCGTGCACCCCGAAGACCTGGCCGACCTCGCCATCGCGATCGTACAGTCCTCGGCGCTGCGGTGGGCCATGTCCAATCGCGCATACCCCGCCACGCAGCGGGCACGGGCGATGCTGCACGTCGCGCGCCTCTCCCTGGAAGCAGCGAGGAGGGCCCAATGA
- the xseA gene encoding exodeoxyribonuclease VII large subunit has protein sequence MSHPSLFGDGDLPEELTVAELNRQAKNAVEGAFGSAVFVRGELVEFKIWRSGHWYFTLRDADASIRCMLWKQQAAGVLKRHGKAPSDGMEVLVRGRPSLWEEKGEYRLTASDIIPTDLLGSKALELERVRAALKADGLLDPDRKRPLPSFARRIAVVTSPDGAALRDMIIVARKRWPAVELILVGAQVQGDGAVASLVRALGLVNRIDGLDACIVGRGGGAKEDLGAFNAEPVCRALAAVRVPTISAVGHETDVSLSDLVADVRAATPSAAAEIVVPDRAALLHRVDGFGVRLGAGLRRRTRVAEERLSRTGDRLQSALGRLIEARRTRVERVAAQLDALSPLRVLARGYSVAQDDTGRVLSRTADFSSGRPFRLRVSDGSVPARAE, from the coding sequence GTGAGCCACCCGTCGCTCTTCGGTGACGGCGACCTCCCGGAGGAGCTGACGGTCGCCGAGCTCAACCGGCAGGCCAAAAACGCGGTCGAAGGCGCCTTCGGGAGTGCGGTGTTCGTGCGGGGCGAGCTGGTGGAGTTCAAGATCTGGCGCAGCGGGCACTGGTACTTCACGCTCCGCGACGCCGACGCCTCCATCCGGTGCATGCTCTGGAAACAGCAGGCCGCGGGCGTCCTGAAGCGGCACGGGAAGGCGCCCTCCGACGGGATGGAGGTCCTGGTCCGGGGCCGCCCCTCCCTCTGGGAAGAGAAGGGCGAGTACCGGCTCACCGCCTCCGACATCATCCCCACCGATCTGCTCGGCTCCAAGGCACTCGAGCTGGAACGGGTCCGCGCCGCGCTCAAGGCCGACGGGCTGCTCGATCCCGACCGCAAGCGTCCGCTCCCGTCGTTCGCCCGCCGCATTGCCGTCGTCACCAGTCCCGATGGCGCCGCCCTCCGCGACATGATCATCGTCGCCCGCAAGCGGTGGCCGGCCGTGGAGCTGATCCTGGTGGGTGCGCAGGTGCAGGGCGACGGGGCCGTCGCCTCACTGGTGCGCGCGCTCGGCCTCGTCAACCGGATCGACGGCCTCGACGCCTGCATCGTCGGCCGCGGCGGCGGGGCGAAGGAAGATCTCGGCGCGTTCAACGCCGAGCCGGTCTGCCGGGCCCTCGCCGCGGTGCGCGTGCCGACCATCTCCGCGGTCGGCCACGAAACCGATGTGTCCCTTTCCGACCTCGTGGCGGACGTGCGCGCCGCGACGCCGTCGGCCGCCGCGGAAATCGTCGTGCCCGACCGGGCGGCGCTGCTGCACCGGGTGGACGGCTTCGGGGTCCGGCTGGGGGCGGGGCTGCGCCGGCGGACCCGCGTGGCGGAGGAACGGCTCTCCCGCACCGGCGACCGGCTCCAGTCGGCGCTCGGCCGCCTGATCGAGGCGCGCCGGACCCGCGTCGAGCGCGTCGCCGCTCAGCTTGACGCACTGAGCCCGCTCCGCGTCCTGGCGCGCGGCTACAGCGTGGCGCAGGACGACACCGGCCGTGTGCTCTCGCGCACGGCAGACTTCTCTTCTGGTCGGCCATTCCGACTCCGCGTGAGCGACGGGTCGGTGCCGGCGCGCGCGGAGTAG
- the dxs gene encoding 1-deoxy-D-xylulose-5-phosphate synthase has product MALLDTLNGPDDLKHIPREKLPELAQEVRARLIDCVSVTGGHIGASLGVVELAIALLYEFDSPADKILWDVGHQAYAWKLLTGRNADFPTLRQTGGISGFLKRSESVHDHFGAGHAGTAISGALGMATARDLQGGGNKVVAVVGDGALTCGLSYEGLNNAGHSDTDIIVIVNDNGMSISPNVGAISRTLGGIVANPLTNKVRERVKGLTLAASKVFGDRVVDFAKNLEESAKNLFSDGMFFEEMGFRYFGPIDGHDLKKLTETLRFVRALKGPRVIHVLTEKGKGFTHAEENREKWHGLAAYDPITGEARKPASGPPAWTKVFGEALVELGKEYPDFVAITAAMPSGTGTNIFEKAWPERFFDVGIAEGHAVTFAGGLATQGVRPVVAIYSTFLQRAYDNIIHDIAVQHLPVVFCMDRAGLVGEDGQTHMGLYDIAYMLAVPGMTVTAPKDGDELIGLLRTALVHEGGPFCTRYPRDKVPVEPSPVSDVAPVPYGTWEMLRQGREVAILGVGTMVQPSLDAADLLRAEGLDCTVVNARFLKPLDRAMLEGLFADHRVLVTVEEGTVVNGFGAYLAETVQAIAPNVRVIALGVPDRLVEQAPRADQLASFGLNAEGIARRVTALHGEESVEAR; this is encoded by the coding sequence ATGGCACTGCTCGACACCCTGAACGGCCCCGACGACCTCAAGCACATTCCGCGGGAAAAACTCCCGGAATTGGCCCAGGAGGTTCGCGCGCGACTGATCGACTGTGTTTCCGTCACCGGCGGTCACATCGGTGCCAGTCTCGGCGTGGTGGAACTGGCCATCGCCCTCCTGTACGAGTTCGACTCTCCCGCCGACAAGATCCTCTGGGACGTGGGGCATCAGGCCTACGCCTGGAAGCTGCTCACCGGCCGGAACGCCGACTTCCCCACGTTGCGGCAGACCGGCGGCATCTCCGGCTTCCTCAAGCGCTCGGAGAGCGTGCACGACCACTTCGGCGCCGGGCACGCCGGCACCGCCATCTCCGGCGCGCTCGGCATGGCCACCGCGCGGGACCTCCAGGGGGGCGGGAACAAGGTGGTGGCCGTGGTGGGCGACGGCGCGCTGACCTGCGGGCTCTCCTACGAGGGGCTGAACAACGCCGGCCACTCGGACACCGACATCATCGTCATCGTCAACGACAACGGGATGAGCATCTCGCCCAATGTCGGCGCCATCAGCCGGACCCTCGGCGGGATCGTCGCGAACCCGCTCACCAACAAGGTGCGGGAGCGCGTGAAGGGCCTCACCCTGGCGGCGTCGAAGGTCTTCGGCGACCGGGTGGTGGACTTCGCCAAGAACCTCGAAGAAAGCGCCAAGAATCTCTTTTCCGACGGGATGTTCTTCGAGGAAATGGGCTTCCGGTACTTCGGCCCGATCGACGGGCACGACCTGAAGAAACTCACGGAAACGCTCCGCTTCGTCCGCGCCCTCAAGGGCCCGCGGGTGATCCACGTGCTGACCGAGAAGGGGAAGGGCTTCACGCACGCGGAGGAGAACCGGGAAAAGTGGCATGGGCTCGCGGCCTACGACCCGATCACCGGCGAGGCCCGGAAGCCTGCCAGCGGCCCTCCCGCCTGGACCAAGGTGTTCGGCGAGGCGCTGGTCGAGCTGGGCAAGGAATATCCGGACTTCGTGGCCATCACCGCGGCCATGCCGAGCGGCACCGGCACCAACATCTTTGAGAAGGCGTGGCCGGAGCGGTTCTTCGACGTGGGGATTGCCGAAGGGCACGCCGTCACCTTTGCCGGCGGCCTGGCCACCCAGGGCGTGCGCCCTGTGGTCGCCATTTACAGCACCTTCCTGCAGCGCGCCTACGACAACATCATCCACGACATCGCGGTGCAGCACCTCCCCGTGGTGTTCTGCATGGACCGGGCGGGGCTCGTGGGCGAAGACGGGCAGACGCACATGGGGCTGTACGACATCGCCTACATGCTGGCCGTCCCCGGGATGACCGTCACGGCGCCCAAGGACGGCGATGAACTCATCGGCCTCCTGCGGACCGCCCTCGTCCACGAGGGTGGCCCGTTCTGCACCCGCTACCCGCGCGACAAGGTGCCGGTCGAGCCGAGTCCGGTCAGTGACGTGGCCCCGGTGCCGTACGGCACCTGGGAAATGCTGCGGCAGGGCAGGGAGGTCGCGATTCTCGGCGTGGGCACCATGGTGCAGCCGAGCCTGGACGCCGCCGACCTGCTGCGCGCCGAAGGGCTGGACTGCACGGTCGTCAACGCCCGGTTCCTGAAGCCGCTCGACCGCGCCATGCTCGAAGGACTCTTTGCCGACCATCGGGTGCTTGTGACGGTCGAAGAGGGTACGGTGGTGAACGGCTTCGGAGCCTACCTGGCCGAGACGGTGCAGGCCATTGCGCCCAATGTCCGGGTCATCGCGCTCGGTGTGCCCGACCGCCTGGTGGAGCAGGCGCCCCGCGCCGACCAGCTCGCCTCGTTCGGCCTCAACGCCGAGGGGATCGCGCGCCGCGTGACCGCGCTGCATGGCGAGGAATCGGTCGAGGCGCGATGA
- a CDS encoding TolC family protein, with amino-acid sequence MALAPSPAPAQSDTAEATLTLFDAVRLAMADYPTVTASALRVAEAHAAVGEATAARYPAVALAGSVVRYDEPMLVTPIHGFAPDLLPPFDETLIQGGATFTYTLYDGGARGSRVGQARAGAAAASAGHAVAQQALVARVVNAFATVLTQRQVLGATDRRLAALRAEHSRAKQRVAAGRGAALEVFRADASIAAAEAARVRVFAALDLGVLELARLTGWTAQRISGSTLSEVVVADRGLPSREFLVGRALEANPALGQTRQEFRAAEAGVAVARGAWLPDIKLFGAYIDRGSANTDFDGEWSAGAALTYPLFTGGGRSSRVKRAEASRGVSAEQVRLAELRVAEEVDRAVAQVAEVRARAEALRRAEVSLEEVARIELLALEAGAGTQTDYLRAEADLLAIRAELAGASYGEVVAQAELARTTGALTPDWVATNVESTP; translated from the coding sequence ATGGCTCTGGCCCCGTCCCCGGCGCCGGCTCAGTCGGACACCGCAGAGGCCACGCTCACCTTGTTCGACGCAGTCCGCCTGGCAATGGCTGACTATCCGACGGTAACAGCCTCCGCGCTCAGAGTTGCGGAGGCACACGCGGCCGTGGGCGAAGCGACCGCGGCGCGGTACCCCGCCGTGGCGCTCGCAGGCTCCGTGGTCCGCTACGACGAGCCCATGCTCGTCACCCCCATCCACGGCTTTGCCCCCGACCTGCTCCCACCGTTCGACGAAACCCTGATTCAGGGTGGCGCGACATTCACGTACACCCTGTACGACGGAGGTGCGCGCGGGTCCCGCGTTGGCCAGGCCCGCGCCGGTGCAGCGGCGGCTTCCGCCGGACATGCCGTGGCGCAGCAGGCGCTGGTGGCGCGCGTGGTGAACGCGTTCGCCACCGTCTTGACCCAGCGTCAAGTACTCGGCGCCACGGACCGCAGGCTGGCGGCCTTGCGAGCAGAGCACAGCCGCGCCAAGCAGCGAGTTGCGGCCGGGCGTGGTGCAGCGCTGGAAGTCTTCCGCGCCGACGCGTCCATCGCTGCGGCGGAGGCGGCACGGGTTCGGGTGTTCGCCGCACTCGACCTCGGAGTGCTGGAGTTGGCCCGGCTCACCGGCTGGACTGCCCAGCGCATCAGCGGCAGCACCCTCTCCGAGGTCGTGGTCGCTGACCGGGGCCTCCCGTCTCGGGAGTTCCTGGTCGGTCGCGCCCTCGAGGCCAACCCAGCGTTGGGCCAGACCCGGCAGGAGTTTCGAGCCGCAGAGGCCGGCGTGGCGGTCGCGCGAGGCGCCTGGCTGCCCGACATCAAGTTGTTCGGCGCGTACATCGATCGCGGCAGCGCAAACACCGACTTCGACGGGGAGTGGAGCGCGGGCGCAGCGCTCACGTACCCCCTCTTTACCGGCGGGGGGCGTTCCAGCCGGGTGAAGCGAGCCGAGGCGTCGCGCGGCGTGTCCGCGGAACAGGTTCGATTGGCAGAACTTCGTGTCGCCGAGGAGGTCGACCGGGCTGTGGCGCAGGTGGCGGAAGTGCGGGCACGGGCGGAGGCGCTGCGTCGGGCGGAGGTGAGCCTGGAAGAGGTGGCCCGAATCGAGCTGCTCGCGCTGGAAGCGGGAGCTGGGACACAGACCGACTACCTCAGGGCGGAGGCCGACCTGCTCGCCATCCGCGCAGAGCTCGCGGGCGCCTCCTACGGCGAGGTCGTCGCACAGGCCGAACTTGCCCGGACAACCGGTGCGCTGACCCCCGACTGGGTAGCGACCAATGTGGAGAGCACACCATGA
- the recN gene encoding DNA repair protein RecN, translating to MLAELRVRDVATIADVSLPLGPGLNVLTGETGAGKSILVDALGLLLGGRGDSGVVRPGAGRAVVEGAFEGLSRALTRRVEALGVDVDEGRIVIRREVSAEGRSRAWINGSPTTIGVLAELGGLLVDLHGQHETVSLLKPETQRDILDAYAQAGTERETVAAAHTALAELREQEEGLASRLAEVRRRADYLKHVTDEIAAARLKPGEDQSLEQEAKRLAHASSLEEQARILSEAIDGEDAGALRALTAAERALGQLERVDPEVRAWRELLDGAYAQLSEVARLAGAYADDVERDPARLESVERRRDLLFRLQQKHGGTLEAVLETHRAAAAELELLDTADADLRALAARRRVAEEAAGAAAERLTEKRKDAAGRLARAVSRLLPKLGLTGGKVEVALAPLAQPGPDGAETVQFTVRLNVGLDAQPIQKVASGGELSRLMLALEVVVARHDRIPTFVFDEIDQGIGGEVGGQVGQALADVASEHQVLVITHLPQIAVRADRHLVVSKGVEGVATSTVDTILGEDRVTGCEDARGSGRCRRAARRGRCWAGRSGDEAKARAISLSMSLMPILLALPLPPWQSSAVRTRPSRRRCRPATALLLRAARVIMESL from the coding sequence ATGCTTGCCGAACTCCGCGTCCGCGATGTCGCCACAATTGCGGACGTATCCCTCCCCCTCGGACCTGGCCTCAACGTCCTCACCGGTGAAACCGGTGCCGGCAAGTCCATCCTCGTGGACGCCCTCGGCCTCCTCCTCGGCGGGCGGGGCGACAGCGGCGTGGTCCGCCCCGGTGCGGGGCGCGCGGTGGTCGAGGGGGCGTTCGAGGGGTTGTCGCGCGCCCTCACGCGCCGGGTGGAGGCGCTCGGCGTGGACGTCGACGAGGGGCGGATCGTGATCCGTCGGGAAGTCAGCGCCGAAGGGCGGTCCCGCGCCTGGATCAACGGCAGCCCGACGACGATCGGCGTGCTCGCCGAACTCGGCGGGCTCCTGGTCGACCTGCACGGGCAGCACGAAACCGTTTCCCTCCTCAAGCCCGAGACCCAGCGTGACATTCTCGACGCGTACGCGCAGGCGGGAACGGAGCGCGAGACCGTCGCGGCTGCACACACGGCGCTGGCGGAGCTGCGGGAGCAGGAGGAGGGTCTCGCGTCGCGCCTGGCGGAGGTCCGCCGCCGCGCCGACTACCTGAAGCACGTCACCGACGAGATTGCCGCCGCGCGGCTGAAGCCGGGGGAGGATCAATCGCTGGAGCAGGAAGCGAAGCGGCTGGCGCACGCGAGCTCGCTCGAGGAGCAGGCGCGGATTCTGTCGGAGGCGATCGACGGGGAGGATGCCGGGGCGCTGCGTGCCCTCACCGCCGCCGAGCGTGCGCTCGGCCAGCTCGAGCGGGTCGACCCCGAGGTGCGCGCCTGGCGCGAGCTGCTCGATGGGGCCTATGCACAGCTCTCCGAGGTGGCGCGGCTGGCGGGCGCCTACGCGGACGACGTCGAGCGGGACCCCGCCCGGCTGGAATCGGTGGAGCGCCGGCGCGACCTGCTCTTCCGGCTGCAGCAGAAGCACGGAGGGACGCTCGAGGCGGTGCTGGAGACGCACCGCGCGGCCGCAGCCGAACTGGAATTGCTGGACACGGCGGACGCCGACCTGCGGGCACTGGCCGCACGGCGCCGCGTGGCGGAGGAGGCAGCAGGCGCGGCGGCGGAGCGGCTCACCGAGAAGCGGAAGGACGCTGCGGGCCGCCTCGCGCGCGCCGTCAGCCGGCTCCTCCCCAAGCTCGGCCTCACCGGCGGCAAGGTCGAGGTGGCGCTCGCCCCGCTCGCGCAGCCGGGGCCGGACGGTGCGGAAACGGTGCAGTTCACGGTGCGGCTCAACGTCGGTCTCGATGCGCAGCCGATCCAGAAGGTGGCATCCGGCGGCGAGCTTTCACGGTTGATGCTCGCGCTCGAGGTGGTGGTCGCCAGGCACGACCGGATCCCGACCTTCGTGTTCGACGAAATCGATCAGGGCATTGGGGGCGAGGTCGGCGGGCAGGTTGGGCAGGCGCTGGCGGACGTCGCGTCGGAGCACCAGGTGCTGGTCATTACGCACTTGCCCCAGATCGCGGTCCGGGCGGACCGGCATCTCGTGGTGTCGAAGGGGGTCGAGGGCGTCGCCACCAGCACCGTGGACACGATCCTCGGTGAGGACCGGGTCACGGGTTGCGAGGATGCTCGGGGATCCGGACGGTGCCGCCGCGCGGCACGCAGAGGAAGATGCTGGGCCGGGCGGTCCGGTGACGAGGCCAAGGCCCGCGCCATATCTCTGAGCATGTCCCTGATGCCGATCCTGCTCGCGCTCCCCTTGCCGCCATGGCAATCCTCGGCTGTTCGGACTCGACCGAGCCGACGAAGATGTCGTCCCGCGACAGCTCTATTACTTCGCGCAGCACGGGTCATCATGGAATCTCTATAG
- the xseB gene encoding exodeoxyribonuclease VII small subunit — protein sequence MAKQPTEVPTLQDDLRRLEEIVRRLEADDADLDAALALFEEGVVRLRAARERLAEAEAKVKKVVEQADGSVELVDLDG from the coding sequence ATGGCCAAGCAACCGACCGAGGTTCCCACCCTGCAGGACGACCTGCGCCGGCTGGAGGAGATCGTGCGTCGGCTGGAAGCCGACGACGCCGACCTCGACGCCGCGCTCGCGCTCTTCGAGGAGGGGGTCGTCCGGCTCCGGGCGGCCCGTGAGCGCCTGGCGGAGGCGGAGGCCAAGGTCAAGAAGGTGGTCGAGCAGGCGGACGGAAGCGTGGAGCTTGTCGACCTCGACGGCTGA
- a CDS encoding polyprenyl synthetase family protein, which produces MSTSTAEPGAEALLRESRERTDAILERWAARLEREVPGTLGHAMAYALRSPGKRVRPALVIAAYRACGGQSASVDGVAAAVETVHTYSLVHDDLPCMDDDDLRRGRPTTHRAFDVATATRVGFLLVPVAARVLVEAGRTLALPDADIGRLASELFSAGGITGMVGGQWLDLEAEGKALAIDELRAIHRGKTGALIEASCVLGALAARAPAARLEAIRAYGRDIGLAFQVADDVLDATGTSEELGKTAGKDAAVAKSTYVQLLGVEGAREAAARHAEAAVNSLERSGVPADTLAALARYIVTRRH; this is translated from the coding sequence TTGTCGACCTCGACGGCTGAGCCCGGCGCGGAGGCGCTGCTGCGCGAATCGCGAGAGCGGACCGACGCGATTCTCGAACGGTGGGCGGCTCGCCTCGAGCGGGAAGTCCCCGGGACGCTCGGGCACGCCATGGCGTATGCGCTGCGGAGCCCCGGCAAGCGGGTCCGCCCCGCGCTGGTCATCGCCGCGTACCGGGCCTGCGGCGGGCAGTCGGCGTCGGTCGACGGGGTCGCGGCGGCGGTCGAGACCGTCCACACCTATTCGCTGGTGCACGACGACCTCCCCTGCATGGATGACGATGACCTGCGCCGGGGGCGTCCGACCACCCACCGGGCGTTCGACGTCGCCACCGCCACACGGGTTGGATTCCTGCTGGTGCCGGTGGCGGCGCGCGTGCTCGTGGAAGCCGGTCGGACCCTGGCCCTCCCCGACGCGGACATCGGGCGGCTCGCCTCAGAGCTCTTCTCCGCCGGCGGGATCACCGGCATGGTGGGAGGGCAATGGCTCGACCTCGAGGCCGAGGGGAAGGCGCTCGCGATCGACGAACTCCGCGCCATCCACCGCGGGAAGACCGGCGCCCTCATCGAGGCTTCCTGCGTCCTCGGAGCGCTGGCCGCCCGGGCGCCGGCGGCCAGGCTGGAGGCGATCCGGGCCTATGGGCGGGACATTGGCCTGGCGTTTCAGGTGGCCGACGATGTGCTCGACGCCACGGGCACCAGCGAGGAGCTGGGGAAGACCGCCGGCAAGGACGCCGCCGTGGCCAAGTCCACCTATGTGCAGCTGCTGGGGGTGGAGGGGGCACGGGAGGCGGCCGCCCGGCATGCCGAGGCGGCGGTGAACTCTCTGGAGCGTTCCGGGGTACCAGCGGACACGCTCGCCGCGCTCGCGCGCTATATTGTGACACGACGCCACTGA
- a CDS encoding NAD(+)/NADH kinase, whose translation MNVGVCGNHRYPELRGLLEQLAGLAPARDIQLFSEPLLADMWPAAVPGLDAAPLDLLLTFGGDGTLLRGARMFEDRGVPILGVNLGKVGYLTSVSRDALPDALDAVVAGRYVQEPRQALKAVIQDAQGHFTPLELALNDVVVHKGGVARVIRLDVEVHGDNVGPYSADGLIVATPTGSTAYSLSAGGPIVAPGVKALILTPICAHTLAVRPLVFPASWDIVIQPVDPTEDEVIVSVDGQVVTALRAGARVQIHVAENPVMLVRVGPESYFERMRQKLHWGDLSDRSPI comes from the coding sequence ATGAACGTCGGCGTCTGCGGCAACCACCGGTATCCGGAACTCCGCGGACTGCTCGAGCAGCTGGCCGGCCTCGCCCCGGCGCGGGATATCCAGCTCTTCTCCGAGCCGCTGCTCGCAGACATGTGGCCCGCCGCCGTGCCTGGCCTGGACGCCGCCCCGCTGGACCTGCTGCTCACCTTCGGCGGCGATGGCACCCTCCTGCGCGGCGCCCGCATGTTCGAGGACCGCGGCGTTCCCATCCTGGGCGTCAACCTCGGCAAGGTGGGCTACCTCACCAGCGTGTCTCGCGATGCGCTTCCCGATGCCCTGGACGCGGTCGTCGCCGGGCGGTACGTGCAGGAGCCGCGACAGGCGCTGAAGGCGGTCATCCAGGACGCCCAGGGACACTTCACGCCGCTGGAGCTGGCGCTCAATGATGTGGTCGTGCACAAGGGCGGAGTCGCCCGGGTCATCCGGCTCGACGTCGAGGTCCACGGCGACAATGTCGGCCCCTACAGCGCCGACGGCCTCATCGTCGCCACGCCCACCGGCTCCACGGCCTATTCACTGAGTGCCGGCGGACCGATTGTGGCGCCCGGGGTCAAGGCGCTCATCCTCACCCCGATCTGTGCCCACACCCTGGCGGTCCGGCCCCTGGTCTTTCCCGCCTCGTGGGACATCGTCATCCAGCCGGTCGATCCGACGGAGGACGAAGTGATTGTGTCCGTCGACGGCCAGGTTGTCACCGCCCTCCGCGCGGGCGCCCGCGTCCAGATCCACGTCGCCGAGAACCCGGTGATGCTTGTCCGCGTCGGCCCCGAGAGTTATTTCGAGCGGATGCGCCAGAAGCTCCACTGGGGCGATCTGAGCGACCGCTCGCCCATCTGA